A genome region from Macrotis lagotis isolate mMagLag1 chromosome 4, bilby.v1.9.chrom.fasta, whole genome shotgun sequence includes the following:
- the TPM1 gene encoding tropomyosin alpha-1 chain isoform X5, whose amino-acid sequence MDAIKKKMQMLKLDKENALDRAEQAEADKKAAEDRSKQLEEDISAKEKLLRVAEDERDRVLEELHKAEDSLLSADETAAKAEADVASLNRRIQLVEEELDRAQERLATALQKLEEAEKAADESERGMKVIESRAQKDEEKMEIQEIQLKEAKHIAEDADRKYEEVARKLVIIESDLERAEERAELSEGKCAELEEELKTVTNNLKSLEAQAEKYSQKEDKYEEEIKVLSDKLKEAETRAEFAERSVTKLEKSIDDLEEKVAHAKEENLSMHQMLDQTLLELNNM is encoded by the exons ATGGATGCCATCAAGAAGAAGATGCAGATGCTGAAGCTGGACAAGGAGAATGCCTTGGACCGGGCTGAGCAGGCGGAGGCCGACAAGAAGGCGGCGGAGGATCGCAGCAAACAG CTCGAGGAAGACATCTCGGCTAAGGAGAAGCTGCTGCGTGTGGCGGAGGATGAGCGGGACCGGGTGCTGGAGGAGCTCCATAAGGCGGAGGACAGCCTCCTCAGCGCAGATGAAACCGCCGCCAAG GCTGAAGCTGATGTAGCTTCTTTGAACAGACGCATCCAGCTGGTTGAGGAAGAGTTGGACAGAGCTCAGGAGCGCTTGGCAACTGCCCTGCAGAAATTGGAGGAGGCTGAAAAGGCAGCAGATGAGAGTGAAAG AGGAATGAAGGTCATTGAAAGCAGAGCCCAAAAGgatgaggaaaaaatggaaattcaggaGATTCAACTTAAAGAGGCTAAGCACATTGCTGAGGATGCTGACCGCAAGTATGAAGAG GTGGCCCGGAAACTGGTCATCATTGAGAGCGACCTGGAGCGTGCAGAAGAGCGTGCTGAGCTCTCAGAAGG CAAATGTGCCGAGCTTGAAGAAGAGTTGAAAACTGTGACGAACAACCTGAAGTCACTGGAGGCTCAGGCTGAGAAG TACTCACAAAAGGAAGACAaatatgaagaggaaatcaaggtCCTTTCTGACAAACTGAAAGAG GCTGAGACTCGAGCTGAATTTGCTGAGAGGTCAGTAACCAAATTGGAAAAGAGCATTGATGACTTAGAAG
- the TPM1 gene encoding tropomyosin alpha-1 chain isoform X3, which produces MDAIKKKMQMLKLDKENALDRAEQAEADKKAAEDRSKQLEEDISAKEKLLRVAEDERDRVLEELHKAEDSLLSADETAAKAEADVASLNRRIQLVEEELDRAQERLATALQKLEEAEKAADESERGMKVIESRAQKDEEKMEIQEIQLKEAKHIAEDADRKYEEVARKLVIIESDLERAEERAELSEGKCAELEEELKTVTNNLKSLEAQAEKYSQKEDKYEEEIKVLSDKLKEAETRAEFAERSVTKLEKSIDDLEDELYAQKLKYKAISEELDHALNDMTSI; this is translated from the exons ATGGATGCCATCAAGAAGAAGATGCAGATGCTGAAGCTGGACAAGGAGAATGCCTTGGACCGGGCTGAGCAGGCGGAGGCCGACAAGAAGGCGGCGGAGGATCGCAGCAAACAG CTCGAGGAAGACATCTCGGCTAAGGAGAAGCTGCTGCGTGTGGCGGAGGATGAGCGGGACCGGGTGCTGGAGGAGCTCCATAAGGCGGAGGACAGCCTCCTCAGCGCAGATGAAACCGCCGCCAAG GCTGAAGCTGATGTAGCTTCTTTGAACAGACGCATCCAGCTGGTTGAGGAAGAGTTGGACAGAGCTCAGGAGCGCTTGGCAACTGCCCTGCAGAAATTGGAGGAGGCTGAAAAGGCAGCAGATGAGAGTGAAAG AGGAATGAAGGTCATTGAAAGCAGAGCCCAAAAGgatgaggaaaaaatggaaattcaggaGATTCAACTTAAAGAGGCTAAGCACATTGCTGAGGATGCTGACCGCAAGTATGAAGAG GTGGCCCGGAAACTGGTCATCATTGAGAGCGACCTGGAGCGTGCAGAAGAGCGTGCTGAGCTCTCAGAAGG CAAATGTGCCGAGCTTGAAGAAGAGTTGAAAACTGTGACGAACAACCTGAAGTCACTGGAGGCTCAGGCTGAGAAG TACTCACAAAAGGAAGACAaatatgaagaggaaatcaaggtCCTTTCTGACAAACTGAAAGAG GCTGAGACTCGAGCTGAATTTGCTGAGAGGTCAGTAACCAAATTGGAAAAGAGCATTGATGACTTAGAAG
- the TPM1 gene encoding tropomyosin alpha-1 chain isoform X4 — MDAIKKKMQMLKLDKENALDRAEQAEADKKAAEDRSKQLEEDISAKEKLLRVAEDERDRVLEELHKAEDSLLSADETAAKAEADVASLNRRIQLVEEELDRAQERLATALQKLEEAEKAADESERGMKVIESRAQKDEEKMEIQEIQLKEAKHIAEDADRKYEEVARKLVIIESDLERAEERAELSEGKCAELEEELKTVTNNLKSLEAQAEKYSQKEDKYEEEIKVLSDKLKEAETRAEFAERSVTKLEKSIDDLEDELYAQKLKYKAISEELDHALNDMTSM, encoded by the exons ATGGATGCCATCAAGAAGAAGATGCAGATGCTGAAGCTGGACAAGGAGAATGCCTTGGACCGGGCTGAGCAGGCGGAGGCCGACAAGAAGGCGGCGGAGGATCGCAGCAAACAG CTCGAGGAAGACATCTCGGCTAAGGAGAAGCTGCTGCGTGTGGCGGAGGATGAGCGGGACCGGGTGCTGGAGGAGCTCCATAAGGCGGAGGACAGCCTCCTCAGCGCAGATGAAACCGCCGCCAAG GCTGAAGCTGATGTAGCTTCTTTGAACAGACGCATCCAGCTGGTTGAGGAAGAGTTGGACAGAGCTCAGGAGCGCTTGGCAACTGCCCTGCAGAAATTGGAGGAGGCTGAAAAGGCAGCAGATGAGAGTGAAAG AGGAATGAAGGTCATTGAAAGCAGAGCCCAAAAGgatgaggaaaaaatggaaattcaggaGATTCAACTTAAAGAGGCTAAGCACATTGCTGAGGATGCTGACCGCAAGTATGAAGAG GTGGCCCGGAAACTGGTCATCATTGAGAGCGACCTGGAGCGTGCAGAAGAGCGTGCTGAGCTCTCAGAAGG CAAATGTGCCGAGCTTGAAGAAGAGTTGAAAACTGTGACGAACAACCTGAAGTCACTGGAGGCTCAGGCTGAGAAG TACTCACAAAAGGAAGACAaatatgaagaggaaatcaaggtCCTTTCTGACAAACTGAAAGAG GCTGAGACTCGAGCTGAATTTGCTGAGAGGTCAGTAACCAAATTGGAAAAGAGCATTGATGACTTAGAAG
- the TPM1 gene encoding tropomyosin alpha-1 chain isoform X19 has translation MDAIKKKMQMLKLDKENALDRAEQAEADKKAAEDRSKQLEEDISAKEKLLRVAEDERDRVLEELHKAEDSLLSADETAAKLEDELVSLQKKLKGTEDELDKYSEALKDAQEKLELAEKKATDAEADVASLNRRIQLVEEELDRAQERLATALQKLEEAEKAADESERGMKVIESRAQKDEEKMEIQEIQLKEAKHIAEDADRKYEEVARKLVIIESDLERAEERAELSEGKCAELEEELKTVTNNLKSLEAQAEKYSQKEDKYEEEIKVLSDKLKEAETRAEFAERSVTKLEKSIDDLEDELYAQKLKYKAISEELDHALNDMTSM, from the exons ATGGATGCCATCAAGAAGAAGATGCAGATGCTGAAGCTGGACAAGGAGAATGCCTTGGACCGGGCTGAGCAGGCGGAGGCCGACAAGAAGGCGGCGGAGGATCGCAGCAAACAG CTCGAGGAAGACATCTCGGCTAAGGAGAAGCTGCTGCGTGTGGCGGAGGATGAGCGGGACCGGGTGCTGGAGGAGCTCCATAAGGCGGAGGACAGCCTCCTCAGCGCAGATGAAACCGCCGCCAAG CTGGAGGACGAGCTGGTCTCCCTGCAAAAGAAGCTGAAGGGCACTGAGGATGAGCTGGACAAGTATTCTGAGGCCCTCAAAGACGCCCAAGAGAAATTGGAGCTGGCGGAGAAAAAGGCGACAGAT GCTGAAGCTGATGTAGCTTCTTTGAACAGACGCATCCAGCTGGTTGAGGAAGAGTTGGACAGAGCTCAGGAGCGCTTGGCAACTGCCCTGCAGAAATTGGAGGAGGCTGAAAAGGCAGCAGATGAGAGTGAAAG AGGAATGAAGGTCATTGAAAGCAGAGCCCAAAAGgatgaggaaaaaatggaaattcaggaGATTCAACTTAAAGAGGCTAAGCACATTGCTGAGGATGCTGACCGCAAGTATGAAGAG GTGGCCCGGAAACTGGTCATCATTGAGAGCGACCTGGAGCGTGCAGAAGAGCGTGCTGAGCTCTCAGAAGG CAAATGTGCCGAGCTTGAAGAAGAGTTGAAAACTGTGACGAACAACCTGAAGTCACTGGAGGCTCAGGCTGAGAAG TACTCACAAAAGGAAGACAaatatgaagaggaaatcaaggtCCTTTCTGACAAACTGAAAGAG GCTGAGACTCGAGCTGAATTTGCTGAGAGGTCAGTAACCAAATTGGAAAAGAGCATTGATGACTTAGAAG
- the TPM1 gene encoding tropomyosin alpha-1 chain isoform X10, with protein MDAIKKKMQMLKLDKENALDRAEQAEADKKAAEDRSKQLEEDISAKEKLLRVAEDERDRVLEELHKAEDSLLSADETAAKAEADVASLNRRIQLVEEELDRAQERLATALQKLEEAEKAADESERGMKVIESRAQKDEEKMEIQEIQLKEAKHIAEDADRKYEEVARKLVIIESDLERAEERAELSEGQVRQLEEQLRIMDQTLKALMAAEDKYSQKEDKYEEEIKVLSDKLKEAETRAEFAERSVTKLEKSIDDLEEKVAHAKEENLSMHQMLDQTLLELNNM; from the exons ATGGATGCCATCAAGAAGAAGATGCAGATGCTGAAGCTGGACAAGGAGAATGCCTTGGACCGGGCTGAGCAGGCGGAGGCCGACAAGAAGGCGGCGGAGGATCGCAGCAAACAG CTCGAGGAAGACATCTCGGCTAAGGAGAAGCTGCTGCGTGTGGCGGAGGATGAGCGGGACCGGGTGCTGGAGGAGCTCCATAAGGCGGAGGACAGCCTCCTCAGCGCAGATGAAACCGCCGCCAAG GCTGAAGCTGATGTAGCTTCTTTGAACAGACGCATCCAGCTGGTTGAGGAAGAGTTGGACAGAGCTCAGGAGCGCTTGGCAACTGCCCTGCAGAAATTGGAGGAGGCTGAAAAGGCAGCAGATGAGAGTGAAAG AGGAATGAAGGTCATTGAAAGCAGAGCCCAAAAGgatgaggaaaaaatggaaattcaggaGATTCAACTTAAAGAGGCTAAGCACATTGCTGAGGATGCTGACCGCAAGTATGAAGAG GTGGCCCGGAAACTGGTCATCATTGAGAGCGACCTGGAGCGTGCAGAAGAGCGTGCTGAGCTCTCAGAAGG CCAAGTCCGACAGCTGGAAGAACAATTAAGAATTATGGATCAGACTTTGAAAGCATTAATGGCTGCAGAGGATAAG TACTCACAAAAGGAAGACAaatatgaagaggaaatcaaggtCCTTTCTGACAAACTGAAAGAG GCTGAGACTCGAGCTGAATTTGCTGAGAGGTCAGTAACCAAATTGGAAAAGAGCATTGATGACTTAGAAG
- the TPM1 gene encoding tropomyosin alpha-1 chain isoform X9 has product MDAIKKKMQMLKLDKENALDRAEQAEADKKAAEDRSKQLEEDISAKEKLLRVAEDERDRVLEELHKAEDSLLSADETAAKAEADVASLNRRIQLVEEELDRAQERLATALQKLEEAEKAADESERGMKVIESRAQKDEEKMEIQEIQLKEAKHIAEDADRKYEEVARKLVIIESDLERAEERAELSEGQVRQLEEQLRIMDQTLKALMAAEDKYSQKEDKYEEEIKVLSDKLKEAETRAEFAERSVTKLEKSIDDLEDELYAQKLKYKAISEELDHALNDMTSM; this is encoded by the exons ATGGATGCCATCAAGAAGAAGATGCAGATGCTGAAGCTGGACAAGGAGAATGCCTTGGACCGGGCTGAGCAGGCGGAGGCCGACAAGAAGGCGGCGGAGGATCGCAGCAAACAG CTCGAGGAAGACATCTCGGCTAAGGAGAAGCTGCTGCGTGTGGCGGAGGATGAGCGGGACCGGGTGCTGGAGGAGCTCCATAAGGCGGAGGACAGCCTCCTCAGCGCAGATGAAACCGCCGCCAAG GCTGAAGCTGATGTAGCTTCTTTGAACAGACGCATCCAGCTGGTTGAGGAAGAGTTGGACAGAGCTCAGGAGCGCTTGGCAACTGCCCTGCAGAAATTGGAGGAGGCTGAAAAGGCAGCAGATGAGAGTGAAAG AGGAATGAAGGTCATTGAAAGCAGAGCCCAAAAGgatgaggaaaaaatggaaattcaggaGATTCAACTTAAAGAGGCTAAGCACATTGCTGAGGATGCTGACCGCAAGTATGAAGAG GTGGCCCGGAAACTGGTCATCATTGAGAGCGACCTGGAGCGTGCAGAAGAGCGTGCTGAGCTCTCAGAAGG CCAAGTCCGACAGCTGGAAGAACAATTAAGAATTATGGATCAGACTTTGAAAGCATTAATGGCTGCAGAGGATAAG TACTCACAAAAGGAAGACAaatatgaagaggaaatcaaggtCCTTTCTGACAAACTGAAAGAG GCTGAGACTCGAGCTGAATTTGCTGAGAGGTCAGTAACCAAATTGGAAAAGAGCATTGATGACTTAGAAG
- the TPM1 gene encoding tropomyosin alpha-1 chain isoform X17 — translation MDAIKKKMQMLKLDKENALDRAEQAEADKKAAEDRSKQLEEDISAKEKLLRVAEDERDRVLEELHKAEDSLLSADETAAKLEDELVSLQKKLKGTEDELDKYSEALKDAQEKLELAEKKATDAEADVASLNRRIQLVEEELDRAQERLATALQKLEEAEKAADESERGMKVIESRAQKDEEKMEIQEIQLKEAKHIAEDADRKYEEVARKLVIIESDLERAEERAELSEGKCAELEEELKTVTNNLKSLEAQAEKYSQKEDKYEEEIKVLSDKLKEAETRAEFAERSVTKLEKSIDDLEEKVAHAKEENLSMHQMLDQTLLELNNM, via the exons ATGGATGCCATCAAGAAGAAGATGCAGATGCTGAAGCTGGACAAGGAGAATGCCTTGGACCGGGCTGAGCAGGCGGAGGCCGACAAGAAGGCGGCGGAGGATCGCAGCAAACAG CTCGAGGAAGACATCTCGGCTAAGGAGAAGCTGCTGCGTGTGGCGGAGGATGAGCGGGACCGGGTGCTGGAGGAGCTCCATAAGGCGGAGGACAGCCTCCTCAGCGCAGATGAAACCGCCGCCAAG CTGGAGGACGAGCTGGTCTCCCTGCAAAAGAAGCTGAAGGGCACTGAGGATGAGCTGGACAAGTATTCTGAGGCCCTCAAAGACGCCCAAGAGAAATTGGAGCTGGCGGAGAAAAAGGCGACAGAT GCTGAAGCTGATGTAGCTTCTTTGAACAGACGCATCCAGCTGGTTGAGGAAGAGTTGGACAGAGCTCAGGAGCGCTTGGCAACTGCCCTGCAGAAATTGGAGGAGGCTGAAAAGGCAGCAGATGAGAGTGAAAG AGGAATGAAGGTCATTGAAAGCAGAGCCCAAAAGgatgaggaaaaaatggaaattcaggaGATTCAACTTAAAGAGGCTAAGCACATTGCTGAGGATGCTGACCGCAAGTATGAAGAG GTGGCCCGGAAACTGGTCATCATTGAGAGCGACCTGGAGCGTGCAGAAGAGCGTGCTGAGCTCTCAGAAGG CAAATGTGCCGAGCTTGAAGAAGAGTTGAAAACTGTGACGAACAACCTGAAGTCACTGGAGGCTCAGGCTGAGAAG TACTCACAAAAGGAAGACAaatatgaagaggaaatcaaggtCCTTTCTGACAAACTGAAAGAG GCTGAGACTCGAGCTGAATTTGCTGAGAGGTCAGTAACCAAATTGGAAAAGAGCATTGATGACTTAGAAG
- the TPM1 gene encoding tropomyosin alpha-1 chain isoform X18: MDAIKKKMQMLKLDKENALDRAEQAEADKKAAEDRSKQLEEDISAKEKLLRVAEDERDRVLEELHKAEDSLLSADETAAKLEDELVSLQKKLKGTEDELDKYSEALKDAQEKLELAEKKATDAEADVASLNRRIQLVEEELDRAQERLATALQKLEEAEKAADESERGMKVIESRAQKDEEKMEIQEIQLKEAKHIAEDADRKYEEVARKLVIIESDLERAEERAELSEGQVRQLEEQLRIMDQTLKALMAAEDKYSQKEDKYEEEIKVLSDKLKEAETRAEFAERSVTKLEKSIDDLEDELYAQKLKYKAISEELDHALNDMTSM; this comes from the exons ATGGATGCCATCAAGAAGAAGATGCAGATGCTGAAGCTGGACAAGGAGAATGCCTTGGACCGGGCTGAGCAGGCGGAGGCCGACAAGAAGGCGGCGGAGGATCGCAGCAAACAG CTCGAGGAAGACATCTCGGCTAAGGAGAAGCTGCTGCGTGTGGCGGAGGATGAGCGGGACCGGGTGCTGGAGGAGCTCCATAAGGCGGAGGACAGCCTCCTCAGCGCAGATGAAACCGCCGCCAAG CTGGAGGACGAGCTGGTCTCCCTGCAAAAGAAGCTGAAGGGCACTGAGGATGAGCTGGACAAGTATTCTGAGGCCCTCAAAGACGCCCAAGAGAAATTGGAGCTGGCGGAGAAAAAGGCGACAGAT GCTGAAGCTGATGTAGCTTCTTTGAACAGACGCATCCAGCTGGTTGAGGAAGAGTTGGACAGAGCTCAGGAGCGCTTGGCAACTGCCCTGCAGAAATTGGAGGAGGCTGAAAAGGCAGCAGATGAGAGTGAAAG AGGAATGAAGGTCATTGAAAGCAGAGCCCAAAAGgatgaggaaaaaatggaaattcaggaGATTCAACTTAAAGAGGCTAAGCACATTGCTGAGGATGCTGACCGCAAGTATGAAGAG GTGGCCCGGAAACTGGTCATCATTGAGAGCGACCTGGAGCGTGCAGAAGAGCGTGCTGAGCTCTCAGAAGG CCAAGTCCGACAGCTGGAAGAACAATTAAGAATTATGGATCAGACTTTGAAAGCATTAATGGCTGCAGAGGATAAG TACTCACAAAAGGAAGACAaatatgaagaggaaatcaaggtCCTTTCTGACAAACTGAAAGAG GCTGAGACTCGAGCTGAATTTGCTGAGAGGTCAGTAACCAAATTGGAAAAGAGCATTGATGACTTAGAAG
- the TPM1 gene encoding tropomyosin alpha-1 chain isoform X7 — MDAIKKKMQMLKLDKENALDRAEQAEADKKAAEDRSKQLEDELVSLQKKLKGTEDELDKYSEALKDAQEKLELAEKKATDAEADVASLNRRIQLVEEELDRAQERLATALQKLEEAEKAADESERGMKVIESRAQKDEEKMEIQEIQLKEAKHIAEDADRKYEEVARKLVIIESDLERAEERAELSEGQVRQLEEQLRIMDQTLKALMAAEDKYSQKEDKYEEEIKVLSDKLKEAETRAEFAERSVTKLEKSIDDLEEKVAHAKEENLSMHQMLDQTLLELNNM; from the exons ATGGATGCCATCAAGAAGAAGATGCAGATGCTGAAGCTGGACAAGGAGAATGCCTTGGACCGGGCTGAGCAGGCGGAGGCCGACAAGAAGGCGGCGGAGGATCGCAGCAAACAG CTGGAGGACGAGCTGGTCTCCCTGCAAAAGAAGCTGAAGGGCACTGAGGATGAGCTGGACAAGTATTCTGAGGCCCTCAAAGACGCCCAAGAGAAATTGGAGCTGGCGGAGAAAAAGGCGACAGAT GCTGAAGCTGATGTAGCTTCTTTGAACAGACGCATCCAGCTGGTTGAGGAAGAGTTGGACAGAGCTCAGGAGCGCTTGGCAACTGCCCTGCAGAAATTGGAGGAGGCTGAAAAGGCAGCAGATGAGAGTGAAAG AGGAATGAAGGTCATTGAAAGCAGAGCCCAAAAGgatgaggaaaaaatggaaattcaggaGATTCAACTTAAAGAGGCTAAGCACATTGCTGAGGATGCTGACCGCAAGTATGAAGAG GTGGCCCGGAAACTGGTCATCATTGAGAGCGACCTGGAGCGTGCAGAAGAGCGTGCTGAGCTCTCAGAAGG CCAAGTCCGACAGCTGGAAGAACAATTAAGAATTATGGATCAGACTTTGAAAGCATTAATGGCTGCAGAGGATAAG TACTCACAAAAGGAAGACAaatatgaagaggaaatcaaggtCCTTTCTGACAAACTGAAAGAG GCTGAGACTCGAGCTGAATTTGCTGAGAGGTCAGTAACCAAATTGGAAAAGAGCATTGATGACTTAGAAG
- the TPM1 gene encoding tropomyosin alpha-1 chain isoform X21, whose product MDAIKKKMQMLKLDKENALDRAEQAEADKKAAEDRSKQLEEDISAKEKLLRVAEDERDRVLEELHKAEDSLLSADETAAKAEADVASLNRRIQLVEEELDRAQERLATALQKLEEAEKAADESERGMKVIESRAQKDEEKMEIQEIQLKEAKHIAEDADRKYEEVARKLVIIESDLERAEERAELSEGQVRQLEEQLRIMDQTLKALMAAEDKYSQKEDKYEEEIKVLSDKLKEAETRAEFAERSVTKLEKSIDDLEDQLYQQLEQNRRLTNELKLALNED is encoded by the exons ATGGATGCCATCAAGAAGAAGATGCAGATGCTGAAGCTGGACAAGGAGAATGCCTTGGACCGGGCTGAGCAGGCGGAGGCCGACAAGAAGGCGGCGGAGGATCGCAGCAAACAG CTCGAGGAAGACATCTCGGCTAAGGAGAAGCTGCTGCGTGTGGCGGAGGATGAGCGGGACCGGGTGCTGGAGGAGCTCCATAAGGCGGAGGACAGCCTCCTCAGCGCAGATGAAACCGCCGCCAAG GCTGAAGCTGATGTAGCTTCTTTGAACAGACGCATCCAGCTGGTTGAGGAAGAGTTGGACAGAGCTCAGGAGCGCTTGGCAACTGCCCTGCAGAAATTGGAGGAGGCTGAAAAGGCAGCAGATGAGAGTGAAAG AGGAATGAAGGTCATTGAAAGCAGAGCCCAAAAGgatgaggaaaaaatggaaattcaggaGATTCAACTTAAAGAGGCTAAGCACATTGCTGAGGATGCTGACCGCAAGTATGAAGAG GTGGCCCGGAAACTGGTCATCATTGAGAGCGACCTGGAGCGTGCAGAAGAGCGTGCTGAGCTCTCAGAAGG CCAAGTCCGACAGCTGGAAGAACAATTAAGAATTATGGATCAGACTTTGAAAGCATTAATGGCTGCAGAGGATAAG TACTCACAAAAGGAAGACAaatatgaagaggaaatcaaggtCCTTTCTGACAAACTGAAAGAG GCTGAGACTCGAGCTGAATTTGCTGAGAGGTCAGTAACCAAATTGGAAAAGAGCATTGATGACTTAGAAG
- the TPM1 gene encoding tropomyosin alpha-1 chain isoform X8 gives MDAIKKKMQMLKLDKENALDRAEQAEADKKAAEDRSKQLEEDISAKEKLLRVAEDERDRVLEELHKAEDSLLSADETAAKAEADVASLNRRIQLVEEELDRAQERLATALQKLEEAEKAADESERGMKVIESRAQKDEEKMEIQEIQLKEAKHIAEDADRKYEEVARKLVIIESDLERAEERAELSEGQVRQLEEQLRIMDQTLKALMAAEDKYSQKEDKYEEEIKVLSDKLKEAETRAEFAERSVTKLEKSIDDLEDELYAQKLKYKAISEELDHALNDMTSI, from the exons ATGGATGCCATCAAGAAGAAGATGCAGATGCTGAAGCTGGACAAGGAGAATGCCTTGGACCGGGCTGAGCAGGCGGAGGCCGACAAGAAGGCGGCGGAGGATCGCAGCAAACAG CTCGAGGAAGACATCTCGGCTAAGGAGAAGCTGCTGCGTGTGGCGGAGGATGAGCGGGACCGGGTGCTGGAGGAGCTCCATAAGGCGGAGGACAGCCTCCTCAGCGCAGATGAAACCGCCGCCAAG GCTGAAGCTGATGTAGCTTCTTTGAACAGACGCATCCAGCTGGTTGAGGAAGAGTTGGACAGAGCTCAGGAGCGCTTGGCAACTGCCCTGCAGAAATTGGAGGAGGCTGAAAAGGCAGCAGATGAGAGTGAAAG AGGAATGAAGGTCATTGAAAGCAGAGCCCAAAAGgatgaggaaaaaatggaaattcaggaGATTCAACTTAAAGAGGCTAAGCACATTGCTGAGGATGCTGACCGCAAGTATGAAGAG GTGGCCCGGAAACTGGTCATCATTGAGAGCGACCTGGAGCGTGCAGAAGAGCGTGCTGAGCTCTCAGAAGG CCAAGTCCGACAGCTGGAAGAACAATTAAGAATTATGGATCAGACTTTGAAAGCATTAATGGCTGCAGAGGATAAG TACTCACAAAAGGAAGACAaatatgaagaggaaatcaaggtCCTTTCTGACAAACTGAAAGAG GCTGAGACTCGAGCTGAATTTGCTGAGAGGTCAGTAACCAAATTGGAAAAGAGCATTGATGACTTAGAAG
- the TPM1 gene encoding tropomyosin alpha-1 chain isoform X23 → MDAIKKKMQMLKLDKENALDRAEQAEADKKAAEDRSKQLEEDISAKEKLLRVAEDERDRVLEELHKAEDSLLSADETAAKAEADVASLNRRIQLVEEELDRAQERLATALQKLEEAEKAADESERGMKVIESRAQKDEEKMEIQEIQLKEAKHIAEDADRKYEEVARKLVIIESDLERAEERAELSEGKCAELEEELKTVTNNLKSLEAQAEKYSQKEDKYEEEIKVLSDKLKEAETRAEFAERSVTKLEKSIDDLEDQLYQQLEQNRRLTNELKLALNED, encoded by the exons ATGGATGCCATCAAGAAGAAGATGCAGATGCTGAAGCTGGACAAGGAGAATGCCTTGGACCGGGCTGAGCAGGCGGAGGCCGACAAGAAGGCGGCGGAGGATCGCAGCAAACAG CTCGAGGAAGACATCTCGGCTAAGGAGAAGCTGCTGCGTGTGGCGGAGGATGAGCGGGACCGGGTGCTGGAGGAGCTCCATAAGGCGGAGGACAGCCTCCTCAGCGCAGATGAAACCGCCGCCAAG GCTGAAGCTGATGTAGCTTCTTTGAACAGACGCATCCAGCTGGTTGAGGAAGAGTTGGACAGAGCTCAGGAGCGCTTGGCAACTGCCCTGCAGAAATTGGAGGAGGCTGAAAAGGCAGCAGATGAGAGTGAAAG AGGAATGAAGGTCATTGAAAGCAGAGCCCAAAAGgatgaggaaaaaatggaaattcaggaGATTCAACTTAAAGAGGCTAAGCACATTGCTGAGGATGCTGACCGCAAGTATGAAGAG GTGGCCCGGAAACTGGTCATCATTGAGAGCGACCTGGAGCGTGCAGAAGAGCGTGCTGAGCTCTCAGAAGG CAAATGTGCCGAGCTTGAAGAAGAGTTGAAAACTGTGACGAACAACCTGAAGTCACTGGAGGCTCAGGCTGAGAAG TACTCACAAAAGGAAGACAaatatgaagaggaaatcaaggtCCTTTCTGACAAACTGAAAGAG GCTGAGACTCGAGCTGAATTTGCTGAGAGGTCAGTAACCAAATTGGAAAAGAGCATTGATGACTTAGAAG